A part of Cryptococcus neoformans var. neoformans JEC21 chromosome 4 sequence genomic DNA contains:
- a CDS encoding ETF1-related, translating into MLYRSALRASRSFTPRLASTNSRLVSSLVFLEHKAGKLNEASLSAVTAAKTLGNDTHGLLVGTKSEIENVLDRTKEIKDLSKIYLATSDTYSHSLAEPLASLLASIASAKDVSHIFAAHTAVGKNIFPRLAGLLDTSLIADIIALESSGDTFTRPIYAGNAVLTIKSSPKDSVKVVTVRSTAFDKAAVANGSAAVEDVDIITVDTPTQFVSEELTVSSRPDLASAARVVSGGRALKSKESFDTILDPLADSLGAAVGASRAAVDAGYADNSLQVGQTGKVVAPELYVAIGISGAIQHLAGMKESKMIIAINKDPDAPIFQVADVGLVADLFESVPQLVKEIDNVKV; encoded by the exons ATGCTTTACAGATCAGCCCTAAGAGCTTCCCGATCTTTCACCCCTCGACTCGCATCAACGAACAGCAGGCTTGTCTCGtccctcgtcttcctcgaGCATAAAGCTGGGAAGCTCAATGAAGCTTCACTCAGTGCTGTGACTGCTGCTAAGACATTAGGCAATGAC ACACATGGCCTTCTTGTAGGCACCAAGTCCGAAATTGAAAATGTCCTTGATAGGACTAAAGA GATCAAAGACCTATCCAAAATTTACTTGGCGACATCAGACACTTACTCGCACTCTCTCGCTGAAC CCCTAGCGTCCTTACTTGCCTCTATTGCATCAGCGAAGGATGTCTCCCACATTTTCGCAGCGCACACGGCTGTTGGAAAAAACATCTTTCCCAGATTGGCTGGATTGCTAGACACGTCTTTG ATTGCCGATATTATTGCCCTTGAATCATCAGGCGACACTTTCACTCGACCAATTTATGCTGGTAATGCGGTTCTGACCATAAAATCGTCCCCCAAAGATTCTGTCAAAGTTGTGACTGTGCGATCTACAGCGTTTGACAAAGCAGCTGTTGCAAACGGATCTGCGGCcgttgaggatgttgatATTATAACCGTTGACA CTCCTACTCAATTTGTTTCCGAAGAATTGACCGTATCTTCTCGCCCTGATCTAGCATCGGCTGCTAGAGTCGTATCCGGTGGTCGTGCACTCAAATCTAAAGAAAGCTTTGACACAATTTTGGACCCTCTTGCTGATTCACTTGGCGCTG CGGTTGGGGCATCGAGGGCTGCGGTAGATGCAGGATATGCCGATAACTCTCTTCAAGTTGGTCAAACAGGCAAG GTCGTTGCCCCTGAGCTATATGTTGCGATTGGTATTTCTGGCGCAATCCAACATCTGGCAGGCATGAAAGAATCAAAGATGATCATCGCGATCAACAAGGATCCGGATGCTCCTATCTTCCAAGTAGCTGATGTGGGACTTGTCGCGGATCTCTTTGAGTCCGTGCCTCAGTTAGTTAAAGAGATTGACAATGTCAAGGTCTAG